Sequence from the Fodinibius salicampi genome:
CAAAGAGCAGGTACTGCAAACTGATGCCTCCTACCGTTTCGAACGGGGCATTGATCCCCAACTGCAACGTATTGCCGCTGAACGGGCGGCACAGCTAATTGCGGACATATGTAACGGTAAAATAAGCGGTGGTTGTACGGATGTGCATCCGGTAAAGACGGAACCGCAACTACTGGAACTTAGAAAATCATATGTTAATCGTCTTCTGGGAACCAATTTTACCGTCGATCAGATTGTAGAAATACTGGACGGACTGGAACTGGATCTTATTAATCGGGATGAGGAATCCATTACATACAAAATTCCCACTTTCCGTCCGGATCTCGAACGTGAAGTTGATCTTATAGAGGAAATAGGTCGATTATACGATTATAATCGGATTCCACCTCCTAAACATGGTAAATTCACTTCTCCCGAACCTCTTACCGATTGGGAGAAGCTACGTACCAAAGCAAAAGAAACAGCAAAGGGGCTTCGATTCCGGGAAATCTATTCAAACTCACTAATGCCCGAAGCAGATGCAGAATGGCTGGGCGAATTGAAAGGCATGATTCATACGCTCAACCCCATTTCAAAAGAGATGACCACGCTTCGCCCTTCCCTGCTGTACGGTTTTCTTAAATCTGTAGCTTACAATTTTAATCGTAAAGCCCAGCAGCTTCGCTTTTTTGAAATTGGAAATGTTTTTGAGAAATCGGACAATGGTACCTATCACCATGGTATCAAAGAAGAAACCCATATTTTATTTGGCCTGGCAGGTTTTAAAACCATTGAGCATTGGAAAACTGAACCGAAACACTATGATGCCTTTGACTTAAAAGCTTCCGTAAACAGCTTCTTGCAGGAGGTTGAAGTTTTATCTGAGGTGGAAACATTTGTGGATGACAATAATGTACTCACTTATAAAGCAGATGGAGAAAAAATAGGTGAATTAAAAAATATCTCTCAAAAGATGAGAAAAAATTATGAGATAAAACTACCTGCTGTAGCTGCCGAATTTTCCCTGTCCAAGATATTCGATATTAAGCAGCGAACAGAGGGAAAAACTTATGAACCGGTATCCAAGTTTCCCTCCTTTGAGTTCGACTTTGCAGTCATTGTCGATCGGGGAATCAAGGCTGGAAAACTGGTAAAAGCAATTAAAGAAACGGCGGGGGGTAATCTTCATGATCTCCAAATATTTGACGTTTTTGAAGGTCCTTCGCTTGGTGAAAATAAAAAAAGTTTGGCCTTCAGACTTTCATTCTTGGATAAAAACAAAACATTGACTATCAATGAAGTAGAGCCTATAATTAACAAAGTAGTTGAAAGGCTCGAAAAGGAGTATTCCGCTAAACTTCGATCATAATAATTGACCGTGCTAACAGACGACAGTCCATACAAAAAAGAGTTTAATCGACTCATCAATGAGATCCGAAAAGAGGTGACTTCTCTCAGAGAGGAAATTGATGAGCTCGAAAAAGAGAATAGTAAACTCAAGTCGAAACTCCGAAAAATTGAGCAGGGACAAGCTGATATTTTTTCAGAGGTTTCTGAATCAGAGCGGCTGGCCATACGTCATCAGGTATTGGGCTTGATTTCTAAAATTGACAATCATCTGGAGGATAGCCAATGAAATCTGTCAAAGTAACTATTTTAGGCAAGCAGTTTCCTTTAAAAGTAAAGGATTCTGAAGAGGAAACGATGAAACGTATTGCCCATTATGTAGATGATAAATTCCGGCAATACAAAAAAGAATTAAATAAGCAGCCCGATACTACGGTTATGTCGCTTGCTGCTTTAGCGATTGCCGAAGAACTTTTTGAGGAGCGCAAGCAAAACAGAGAGCTTAATCAACAGGAAGAAAAAGTAATGGAAAAGGTAAATGGCTCTCTTGAAGAGTTTGTTGATGAAATAACTTCCTGATTAAATTCCATTCTGAGAAG
This genomic interval carries:
- the pheT gene encoding phenylalanine--tRNA ligase subunit beta, whose protein sequence is MKISYNWLSEFINLELTPEETAEKLTLIGLEVEEVSSYGSKLEGVVVGEVLDVKEHPNADRLRICSVNLGDEEVQIICGANNVAAGQKVPVATVGTTLPVETENGEPFTIRKAKLRGEKSTGMICAEDELGLGEDHSGIMVLDERLKPGTPLHKAIDIYQDTVIDIEITPNRPDATCHLGVARDLAAALSLDLSKPFETDFEAAEPLQEIDINIEAPQKCPRYVGKLVKDVTIEESPTWLQNRLKVLGIRPVNNIVDITNYVMFELGQPLHAFDADTIKGNSIIIKDFDEEITFETLDHEERTCSAGTLFICDEQEPIAIAGVMGGVDSEVGDQTKNVLIESAYFDPASIRKTAKEQVLQTDASYRFERGIDPQLQRIAAERAAQLIADICNGKISGGCTDVHPVKTEPQLLELRKSYVNRLLGTNFTVDQIVEILDGLELDLINRDEESITYKIPTFRPDLEREVDLIEEIGRLYDYNRIPPPKHGKFTSPEPLTDWEKLRTKAKETAKGLRFREIYSNSLMPEADAEWLGELKGMIHTLNPISKEMTTLRPSLLYGFLKSVAYNFNRKAQQLRFFEIGNVFEKSDNGTYHHGIKEETHILFGLAGFKTIEHWKTEPKHYDAFDLKASVNSFLQEVEVLSEVETFVDDNNVLTYKADGEKIGELKNISQKMRKNYEIKLPAVAAEFSLSKIFDIKQRTEGKTYEPVSKFPSFEFDFAVIVDRGIKAGKLVKAIKETAGGNLHDLQIFDVFEGPSLGENKKSLAFRLSFLDKNKTLTINEVEPIINKVVERLEKEYSAKLRS
- a CDS encoding cell division protein ZapA encodes the protein MKSVKVTILGKQFPLKVKDSEEETMKRIAHYVDDKFRQYKKELNKQPDTTVMSLAALAIAEELFEERKQNRELNQQEEKVMEKVNGSLEEFVDEITS